The following nucleotide sequence is from Deltaproteobacteria bacterium.
ATGAACGAGGGACTGCCGGCGTCGACGCCCGGCCTGGTCGCGGAGCCGCCGGAAGAACCATAAAAACTTTCTCGGCTCATAAATCCAGTGACATGGACGTAGGGCGACGCGGGGGGGTTCCACGCAGGCGCCCCATACCTCCCGTTGGAGGGGTACCCCACCGATACGGGTTTTTCCGGTGGGGCAGCGTATGGAGCGACAGAGGGGGACACTCTTGGTTCAAACCGGGGACCAAGGGAAAGAGTGTCCTCCGCCATGGCGGAATCGCAGTGAGCGGTCATATGTTGCCGTAATGGTGAAACGCGGCGATCAGGTCGGGGGGGCACAGTCTCCGCCGTCCCCGCGGATCTTTCCGATGGCGTGGGGCAGGACCGGCAGGAGCACCGCGAGATTCTCCGTCGCGCCCCCGGGGCTCCCCGGCAGGCTGACGATCATCGTCTTCCCCCGGATCCCCACGACCGAGCGAGAGAGCATCGCGGTCGGAACCCTCTTCAGGCTGTCGGCCCGCATCGCCTCCGCCATCCCCGGGATCTCGCGGTCGAGGATCTCCCGCAACGCCTCCGGAGTGACGTCGCGGGGATCGACCCCGGTCCCGCCGGTCGTGACCACGAGGTCCAGGCGCAGCGCGTCGCAGAGGTGGAGCAGCGCGCGGCGGATCCGCGGCACCTCGTCGGGAACCACCACCCGCTGGACGACCTCGGCGGGCATCCCGCGGAGCATCTCCGCAACCGCCGGGCCCGACGCGTCCGGCCGCTCCTTCCGGAACGACCTGTCGGACACCGTGACGACCGCCGCGCGGATCAGGGGATGCCTCTTTCAGACCTTCAGGATGTTCGACTTGAAGATCAGCTTCTCGTGGTCGTCGCCGTCCTCGGGGAAGGAGGCGTGGCCGAACCGCACCTCGACGCGGGCGTCCACGGCCTTCTTCCGGATCTCCTCGACCTCGGCCGCGATCGCCTTCTTGATCCGCGGGATGGCGCTGATCTTCCCGTCCTCGGCCTCGGGGAGGATCATTCCGAACTTCCCCTCGCTGATCCGGGCGACGACGTCGTACTCCCGGAGGGAGTCGCGGACGGCCTTGGCCACCCGCTTCATCACCCAGTCCCCCCGGCCCGCCCGCGCCTGCGGACCTTCCGGGATCCTCGCCTGAACCTCGCAGATCATGAGGACCAGCCGGCGCTGGAACCGCTTCGCGCGGCTGATCTCGTGGAGGAGGCGCTCCTGGAAATATTTGAGGGTGGGGAGCCCGGTCTCCCCGTCGAGGTTCTTCAGCCGGTCGTTCCGCTCGTAGGCGATCGCGTTGGCGACCGCCTTCTCCGCGTACCGGAGGAACTTCCCGAACGTCGCCAGGTCGTCCGTGCTGAACGAGGACGGGAAGAACGTCTTGTGGGGGAACTTGTCGAAGATCGAGATCGTCCCGATGACCTCCCCTTCCCCCCGGAGCGGCAGGCAGATCATCGTCCGGGCGACGTCGGAGAACTCCTGCCACGCCGGGTCCGTCGACACGTCCCGGACCAGGAGGGACGGCTCGTCCGTGAGGACCGCGGTGACCGCCTTCATGTCCAGCCGGAAGAGCTCCTTCTGCTCCCCCTCCGTCCGCATCCCGTAATATTCGCGGATCCCGTACTTCCCGGTCTGGGGATCGAGAAGCCGGAGGACGCAC
It contains:
- a CDS encoding diguanylate cyclase, coding for MPDAFARKAGEILRSGKPIEDRLREFSGAVSGFVGGGTVSVLLFDRDSEDFFVRASTLRVAASSPELRFASEGTLEELSIAERRPIVLEEKGRPSGARRHGSVLMFPLLFSGEANGVLVVHAVTEAGLAEGQVSALTDASTLLADAVGASLREESALLRMTKIAAINEAGVNIISTLDLSRLLKLVVTSACLIMEAETCVLRLLDPQTGKYGIREYYGMRTEGEQKELFRLDMKAVTAVLTDEPSLLVRDVSTDPAWQEFSDVARTMICLPLRGEGEVIGTISIFDKFPHKTFFPSSFSTDDLATFGKFLRYAEKAVANAIAYERNDRLKNLDGETGLPTLKYFQERLLHEISRAKRFQRRLVLMICEVQARIPEGPQARAGRGDWVMKRVAKAVRDSLREYDVVARISEGKFGMILPEAEDGKISAIPRIKKAIAAEVEEIRKKAVDARVEVRFGHASFPEDGDDHEKLIFKSNILKV
- a CDS encoding MogA/MoaB family molybdenum cofactor biosynthesis protein, whose translation is MRAAVVTVSDRSFRKERPDASGPAVAEMLRGMPAEVVQRVVVPDEVPRIRRALLHLCDALRLDLVVTTGGTGVDPRDVTPEALREILDREIPGMAEAMRADSLKRVPTAMLSRSVVGIRGKTMIVSLPGSPGGATENLAVLLPVLPHAIGKIRGDGGDCAPPT